The following proteins come from a genomic window of Lycium ferocissimum isolate CSIRO_LF1 chromosome 4, AGI_CSIRO_Lferr_CH_V1, whole genome shotgun sequence:
- the LOC132053913 gene encoding glutamate receptor 2.2-like — MQSPKCHLLIFLIQLVSIISFYHYITPIRGEDETGVVKVDVGIILDMDTDVAKVMHTCILLALEDYHAAASRSAIRIVPHLNDSNKDDVEAASAAIYLLKDVQVQAIFGPQMSTQTDFVIDIGKRVKVPILSPATSPLLTVKENPYFIRGALPSSSQTKAIAAIVKNFGWREVVVIYEDSAYGTGIVPHLTDALLAISTLVSYRSVISLSANDDQILRELYKLNTMQTRVFIVHLRPLLAKSLFLNANKAGMMSEGYAWIITDLLTSLLDSVDHSVIESSMQGVIGIKPYVPRTSELINFTTRWRRRFRQEYPNTDTVELNVFGLWAYDGIKALTKAVEKVGGTSIPKFKKADTRKNLTDLDALGTSELGSLLIHSMKNITLNRGLSGDFRLVDGELQPSPYQIVNIIGKAERTIGFWTEKDGISCKLKMIPKTAAKCNNKQLRAIIWPGESTIVPRGWEIPTTGKKLRVGVPAKGWMNEFIKVEKDLKTQAVTATGFCADVFKEVILSLPYALRYEFIPFQIPDSPTSPDYNNLVKKVSSKEYDAVVGDVTILANRSEYVDFTLPFTESGISAVVPVKHYDRKNTWIFLKPLKSELWITTGAFFVFIGFVVWILEHRINKEFRGPKRKQVGIIFWFSFSTLVFANREKVKSNLTRFVMIVWVFVVLVLTSSYTASLTSMLTVQQLQPTITDLNDLIKKGEYVGYQEGSFVKDVLKRMKFDSSKFKSYTTLEEYNDALSKGSKNGGVGAIIDELPYLRLFLKKYCRKYIMVGQTYKTCAAFELHILQFDGTFLVVIVKTFFFFFHNFLQM, encoded by the exons ATGCAGTCTCCAAAATGCCACTTGCTTATATTCTTGATTCAATTAGTCTCCATCATTAGCTTTTACCACTACATAACCCCAATAAGAGGTGAAGATGAAACTGGTGTTGTAAAAGTGGATGTGGGCATAATTCTTGATATGGATACAGATGTCGCAAAAGTAATGCACACATGTATCTTACTAGCACTTGAAGATTACCATGCTGCCGCTAGTCGCAGTGCCATTCGGATAGTTCCTCATTTGAATGATTCGAATAAAGATGATGTTGAAGCAGCATCTGCAG CCATTTACTTGCTAAAGGATGTCCAAGTACAAGCTATATTTGGACCCCAAATGTCTACACAAACTGATTTTGTGATCGACATAGGCAAGAGAGTAAAAGTCCCTATACTTTCTCCAGCAACAAGTCCTTTACTTACAGTCAAGGAAAACCCCTACTTCATCAGAGGAGCACTTCCTTCTTCCAGCCAGACTAAGGCCATTGCAGCAATTGTTAAGAACTTTGGTTGGAGGGAGGTTGTAGTCATCTATGAGGATAGCGCCTATGGAACAGGGATAGTTCCACATTTGACTGATGCCTTACTGGCAATCAGCACTTTAGTCTCCTATAGAAGTGTTATTTCTCTTTCAGCCAATGATGATCAAATCCTCAGGGAGCTATACAAGTTGAATACTATGCAGACCAGAGTCTTCATTGTGCACTTGCGACCATTACTTGCCAAAAGCCTTTTCCTCAACGCAAACAAAGCCGGGATGATGAGCGAAGGATATGCATGGATCATCACAGATCTGCTAACGAGTCTTCTGGACTCGGTAGATCATTCAGTGATTGAGTCATCAATGCAAGGTGTTATTGGTATAAAGCCTTATGTTCCAAGAACCAGTGAGCTTATCAATTTCACCACGAGATGGAGAAGGAGATTTCGTCAAGAGTATCCGAACACGGACACAGTAGAACTCAATGTTTTCGGGCTGTGGGCGTATGATGGAATCAAAGCATTAACAAAAGCAGTAGAAAAGGTGGGTGGCACTTCCAtcccaaaattcaagaaagcagaCACTAGAAAGAACTTAACGGACTTGGATGCACTTGGAACCTCAGAGTTGGGATCTCTGCTCATTCACTCTATGAAAAACATAACACTAAACAGAGGTCTAAGTGGTGATTTCCGCCTCGTTGATGGCGAATTGCAGCCTTCCCCATATCAGATTGTGAATATAATTGGGAAAGCAGAGAGAACAATTGGATTCTGGACAGAGAAAGATGGAATTTCGTGTAAACTGAAGATGATTCCTAAAACAGCTGCTAAGTGCAATAATAAGCAACTACGAGCCATAATTTGGCCCGGTGAATCTACTATTGTTCCGAGAGGCTGGGAAATACCCACAACTGGGAAGAAGTTAAGGGTCGGAGTTCCTGCCAAAGGATGGATGAACGAATTCATTAAAGtggaaaaagatttaaaaacaCAAGCAGTAACTGCAACTGGTTTCTGTGCAGACGTCTTCAAAGAAGTCATCTTATCTTTGCCGTATGCTCTCCGTTATGAATTTATTCCATTTCAAATCCCAGATAGCCCCACTTCTCCAGACTACAATAATCTTGTCAAAAAGGTCTCTTCTAAG GAATATGATGCAGTTGTAGGTGATGTGACCATTTTAGCGAACCGATCCGAGTATGTGGATTTTACGTTACCTTTTACGGAGTCGGGTATTTCAGCAGTAGTGCCAGTAAAGCATTATGACAGGAAGAATacttggattttcttgaaacCTCTAAAGAGCGAGCTTTGGATAACAACTGGAGCATTCTTCGTCTTCATTGGTTTTGTGGTTTGGATACTCGAACATCGTATAAACAAAGAGTTTCGAGGACCCAAACGCAAGCAAGTTGGGATTATATTCTGGTTTTCCTTCTCAACTCTCGTTTTTGCTAATA GAGAGAAGGTAAAAAGTAACCTAACAAGATTTGTGATGATTGTGTGGGTTTTCGTGGTTCTGGTACTGACATCAAGTTACACAGCCAGCTTAACATCTATGTTAACGGTACAACAGCTCCAACCTACTATAACAGACCTCAATGATCTCATTAAGAAAGGAGAATATGTTGGGTATCAAGAGGGTTCCTTTGTCAAAGATGTCTTGAAGCGCATGAAATTTGACAGCTCCAAGTTCAAAAGTTATACCACATTGGAAGAGTATAATGATGCGCTTTCAAAAGGAAGTAAAAATGGAGGTGTTGGTGCAATTATTGATGAACTACCTTATCTCAGACTCTTCCTCAAAAAGTACTGCAGGAAGTATATTATGGTCGGTCAGACTTACAAGACCTG TGCAGCTTTTGAGTTGCATATTTTACAATTTGATGGGACTTTCCTAGTGGTTATCGTTaaaaccttcttcttcttttttcataatttccttcAAATGTAA